attttttagtctaattaataaaattattgacaaaaataattttttatcaaatgattaaatttaaattttgaaatttcgcgccGTTGGCGCTACTGTGCGTCACTGTATTTaacgttcaaaatttttgctaaagtggGGGAGGGGGGATAATAAATCGCAAAGTCGATTGTTTCGTATCGACTGGCGGTCCAATAGCGGCAGTCAGTATCATTTAGAACGGCAGTTGTCCAGATCTTCCTTTACGTTTGAATTGGAACACAGTATTGTGGCGTCGTGTAATTATCCATTAAATTTGTTGCtcatagttattttttaattaaattgcgcagtgtttttaaaattttaattgtgcAAAGTGTCTGTAGTGTACTTAAGTGTTGAGTGCTTAGTGTTAGTGTAAAGTGTTGCTGAtggctgatgctgatgctgatgacTTCCTAGTTCCTGAAcaaaatcatctggcatcgtctggtgggaaatagcagttaagtgatgagtgtgaatgtagcagacatcagtcaaatttaaaattataaataaattgagtgAATAATtcacgaaataaaatttttaaaaaatgcgcatttaaaaaatttaaaaattaataagtgcattttttcgaaatattatttttaaaattatttactatatttatttataattttaaatttgtctgatgtctgctagaTTCACACTCATGTTAAGTGACGTCTTTTAGCTGTAATACACttggatttgaatttaaatcaaatctccaagtgtattaggacacccttctgcatattattttcccgccaaggtttgttcaaacacttgtgtttttttttattttttaaatgtttttctaCCAAattctgccgccattttattttgacgtacgatttttaattttttttcaatttctaagaatttatttttcaaatatttaaatttaccgcgcaagtaaaaagaataattaataagggTGCACTTCGAAATGCGCAACGCTGCTTAGCTTTGGAATGCATccaaaaacttaaaaattcaaattaaaatttttttttcatatttataaaaatacttatgttattatttaaattttcaattccagtttttaaaataatcacttacttaaaaattcaaaattacgcGCACATTCCAACTTCTTGTACCTCacttatttaaactaaaaaaaacttaaaaatggatcaggataaaataaatataattatattttcaaataaagaaTCATTTAATGAGTGATTTACGTCAATTACATTGACAATTAGCGGTAACTTACacattagtttttatttactttcaatCAATTAGAATTCACGCGACACCACTATCGATATTCATCTTCCAAGTTATCATTcatcaataacaataataataattatcattatcatgaATCCGTGAGCTACTCGCATCACTcccatataaaatatttaatttaagaaattaataaaatcttcAATTCGTTCATACCTAAACTACATtctgatacttttatttaaattatctattatataagatgttaatttatttattatttatcaactttTATATTTGCTAATcgcagtataaaattttaaatatcggCAGCCATTTTATTCAGACGCTTATTAAAAGCATCgtgatcaattaattttttttttttttacttaaacatATTAattgtcaatcatttttttttatttatttttttttttcccttaaGGAAGATCTCAACACCACAATAATTTGGCCTcctcattaataaaaatccagtattataaattcctaagtaaaaacttaaattatttatcagtaaGCGAAAGTTCAAGCACCTGACGAAAAGTTTCTTCTTCTAGCAGTCGTCTCTGTTCGTCTTCTAACTGCTGCTGTTCTGAAAGTCTCATCGCTATTTTCAATTGATCAGCAGTTGGATCTTCAATGAGTTCATTATTCCCGATCTCATGTCCGTCTATGATATTTGACCTAGAACTTGTCCTCCCGTTTTCGCCAAGAGATTCCGCAGTCTCTTGATAGAGCTCCAAACTCTCCTGGATTgctctaaaaatatataaataaatatatagatcaATTTCCGTGGGCCACAAAAATCAATCattgaattttagtttttaaaaaaatcatttaaaaaaaaaaccaaaaaaaaatttgagcacTGACCCACCTGACTGATGATTAAATTGAAACcatgcaaaacaattaaacaattaaatccaGCAtgcagtaaataaatatatcgtttatataaataccttTGAAGCTGACGTTCTTCTTCGGTCAGCAAACTCGGGGTTGTCGGTCGCGAGGGTTTCTGGGCTCGCAGAGCTTCCCAAATATCGACCTCGTCCCTTTCACTCCCGGCCTCGAGCAAACTCTGCTGGATGGCAAATTGCAGAAGATCATCTTCCTCTTCAATACTGAATTGCGTACGATCGAGCGCGCCGAGTTTTATGTAACCCGGTGGTGCTTCGAAGCAAATATCATCAACGACGCACGTTGTTCTGGTGCCCTCTTGAATCCTCTTCACGTGCGGCACTTCCTGGTCTAGTCCGAAAATGTTCCCGAAGGTTATTCTCGCATTTAACACATGGAACAGTGGAATttctggtaaaaaaaaaatgatttgtgTTAAAAGGAAACCAAGTCAGCGGttggatttaattttaagtcgTACCGATTTTAACGGGAAAACCTGAAGGCAGTTgcatttgaatgaaatttttaagctTCGCGAAGTGGGTACTGGATATCGCCATCAGGTCGACGATCGGCATGATCTGTTCCTGGAGACTCAGTGGATACTCTTCTGACAGCCACAAAGTCGCgcggaatttttgaatttttgtgtTGACTTCCTTAGGTCGCCCGATGTCGCGGCCATTTAGGTCAACATCTGGGTCGAAATATTCTTCCGGAGTTATGTTGGAATGATTTCCcacatttataaattcttcctgtaattaattaaaaattaaaactcagactttgtagaaaattttaattacagaaaTATTTCATCTCGcgctttaattaaatttaaaaaaaaaatttaaacttacgCTACACGTAGCACCGCCATTTTCTTCCTGCTGTTGTTCTGCAATACCCAGGAAAGATTGAAGCGGAGTACGGGGTGTATGACTCCGTACTTTATCCGCTTCAGACAAATGTTCAAGACGTGTCTTAGTGATCAATTCGACATTACTGGCACTGAAGACTTTGCACTCGTGACCATTAATCACTTCACTTTTGTCCGACCTCCACCCCCATATCCCGGCTTTGTTTCTCTCGAAACTTATTTTGTCCGTGTCGACGTAGGTCGTGACTATTGGGTTGGTCAGCCGGGCGACGATTCCTTCCTCGGAGGGCGCCATCAGCTGGACATTTTCGTCGTCTATTAATTTCATGTGCTCGACGTAGACTTTTCGTGTCTCGTGGTCCACTTCCATCATCGTAGCGCCGTcatctttaattaaataaatcatttcataaattaattaattcattcattcattaattaatttatatcctACTTAATTATCTACAGTAAAATATAcgagaataattaaaattaaaaggacGGGCTGTGCTGTAGATcaaatacgttttttttatcgGGTACTAAATCACCTGGTGTATCTCCAACCATGCGGAAGACATAACTCCTATCGCACCTAATAGTCACAGGTGCACTTGGTACGTCTTCcatttaatttcataaattgtAAGCAAGACAAAGACAATGCAGAGATAAAGTAACAgacaaagtaaataaaacgtGTGAATTTTCAATgcatgtaaaataaatttttttttttataaaaattaaatccatgcaaataaaatacttattttttttattgaaaaaatataaacttacTCTGGCCCTTGAAGACGTAACTGAGATTACCGCGTTGCCAGTTCGCGTGATCGAAACCCAGTAATGTGGTGTCTATTCTTACGTTACTTCCTTGTTTGTATACTTTGTAAGTATCACTGGGACACATACGCGATGCCAAGGGAACtggaaattaatattttttattttaataataaattatttgtaaggaattaaaataattaattaccccAACTAGTAAATTCCCATTTCATTTCAACATAAAAATCCGGTGCTTGTTTTAACTTATGAAGTAATTCAGGGATACCATCAATCCGATTGCAATATCTCTGATAGTCTCTTCGTGCCAATATCATTTGCAATATCTCTGGATTACCTGTACCCGTTGCTTCCTGGACCACTGAAATCAATCCTCAGTAATAAATATCACTCTCGataatgtacctgaagatcggaacgtttttcgcgcaacgaaaattaaaaaaatttatgatactgaagttagcagacgtcaaataatttttagattttctttgagacggtaaatttgaaaaaaaaaaaatttgaaaaaattgcacctgtagttttttaaattttctacaagtgcatatttttgatttttttttttgtgattaatttgctaaaaaaaaagttcaaaaatttttaattgtctgcgaaaaatttttttgactttaaagGTGACTTGAAGGGTCGTTGGGATGGCCTTCAATTTTCGGTtgacgtgcgaaacatttaagaaatttagatccagattttttacttttaatttcgtttttttattttcgttcagcgaaaaacgttccgatcttcaggtgcACTCCcaatacaaaatataaaatgaatacatagaaaaaaaaattctctgagtaaatattcttgagtcaaaaaaattttattggaccCAAAAAACCAGAGTTTTAACTCAGGattaaaatgaaacttttgacatCTCGATGACGTAAAATTAAAGC
This sequence is a window from Microplitis mediator isolate UGA2020A chromosome 3, iyMicMedi2.1, whole genome shotgun sequence. Protein-coding genes within it:
- the LOC130664510 gene encoding ankyrin repeat domain-containing protein 13D isoform X1, which encodes MVNIDKIKETYPLHWLVWNNDYHQLDTVLSTNQHDKEKHDARGRSPLMLAVTLGYKESVEVLLNHEANVYTENTQGWSVVQEATGTGNPEILQMILARRDYQRYCNRIDGIPELLHKLKQAPDFYVEMKWEFTSWVPLASRMCPSDTYKVYKQGSNVRIDTTLLGFDHANWQRGNLSYVFKGQNVPSAPVTIRCDRSYVFRMVGDTPDDGATMMEVDHETRKVYVEHMKLIDDENVQLMAPSEEGIVARLTNPIVTTYVDTDKISFERNKAGIWGWRSDKSEVINGHECKVFSASNVELITKTRLEHLSEADKVRSHTPRTPLQSFLGIAEQQQEENGGATCSEEFINVGNHSNITPEEYFDPDVDLNGRDIGRPKEVNTKIQKFRATLWLSEEYPLSLQEQIMPIVDLMAISSTHFAKLKNFIQMQLPSGFPVKIEIPLFHVLNARITFGNIFGLDQEVPHVKRIQEGTRTTCVVDDICFEAPPGYIKLGALDRTQFSIEEEDDLLQFAIQQSLLEAGSERDEVDIWEALRAQKPSRPTTPSLLTEEERQLQRAIQESLELYQETAESLGENGRTSSRSNIIDGHEIGNNELIEDPTADQLKIAMRLSEQQQLEDEQRRLLEEETFRQVLELSLTDK
- the LOC130664510 gene encoding ankyrin repeat domain-containing protein 13D isoform X2, producing the protein MVNIDKIKETYPLHWLVWNNDYHQLDTVLSTNQHDKEKHDARGRSPLMLAVTLGYKESVEVLLNHEANVYTENTQGWSVVQEATGTGNPEILQMILARRDYQRYCNRIDGIPELLHKLKQAPDFYVEMKWEFTSWVPLASRMCPSDTYKVYKQGSNVRIDTTLLGFDHANWQRGNLSYVFKGQNDGATMMEVDHETRKVYVEHMKLIDDENVQLMAPSEEGIVARLTNPIVTTYVDTDKISFERNKAGIWGWRSDKSEVINGHECKVFSASNVELITKTRLEHLSEADKVRSHTPRTPLQSFLGIAEQQQEENGGATCSEEFINVGNHSNITPEEYFDPDVDLNGRDIGRPKEVNTKIQKFRATLWLSEEYPLSLQEQIMPIVDLMAISSTHFAKLKNFIQMQLPSGFPVKIEIPLFHVLNARITFGNIFGLDQEVPHVKRIQEGTRTTCVVDDICFEAPPGYIKLGALDRTQFSIEEEDDLLQFAIQQSLLEAGSERDEVDIWEALRAQKPSRPTTPSLLTEEERQLQRAIQESLELYQETAESLGENGRTSSRSNIIDGHEIGNNELIEDPTADQLKIAMRLSEQQQLEDEQRRLLEEETFRQVLELSLTDK
- the LOC130664510 gene encoding ankyrin repeat domain-containing protein 13D isoform X3, with product MLVWHDKEKHDARGRSPLMLAVTLGYKESVEVLLNHEANVYTENTQGWSVVQEATGTGNPEILQMILARRDYQRYCNRIDGIPELLHKLKQAPDFYVEMKWEFTSWVPLASRMCPSDTYKVYKQGSNVRIDTTLLGFDHANWQRGNLSYVFKGQNVPSAPVTIRCDRSYVFRMVGDTPDDGATMMEVDHETRKVYVEHMKLIDDENVQLMAPSEEGIVARLTNPIVTTYVDTDKISFERNKAGIWGWRSDKSEVINGHECKVFSASNVELITKTRLEHLSEADKVRSHTPRTPLQSFLGIAEQQQEENGGATCSEEFINVGNHSNITPEEYFDPDVDLNGRDIGRPKEVNTKIQKFRATLWLSEEYPLSLQEQIMPIVDLMAISSTHFAKLKNFIQMQLPSGFPVKIEIPLFHVLNARITFGNIFGLDQEVPHVKRIQEGTRTTCVVDDICFEAPPGYIKLGALDRTQFSIEEEDDLLQFAIQQSLLEAGSERDEVDIWEALRAQKPSRPTTPSLLTEEERQLQRAIQESLELYQETAESLGENGRTSSRSNIIDGHEIGNNELIEDPTADQLKIAMRLSEQQQLEDEQRRLLEEETFRQVLELSLTDK